The Nerophis lumbriciformis linkage group LG05, RoL_Nlum_v2.1, whole genome shotgun sequence genome contains a region encoding:
- the gltpd2a gene encoding ceramide-1-phosphate transfer protein, with translation MGTMWRRALLRCLLLLALLALLVLVAWLPQGDVADCGSTFFPCVTSYWKRPPVVAKEELAPPLIHECPDQLFQTWRLLHFLTLSVSVGNDILLEPYLQSWDQLIIFMESLGPVVNFFSQKVSDKVALIRQLARQHQERGPESGAYRSVRSMVETELKEGVVHFSRHTDSGCRTLLRLHRSLLWLTMTLDGLTHTPDALGRLKTPGELSREAYQAALAPHHPWMLRQAAEFVFLALPDREHFLRLVCVQNQQEAEPVLRIIIRALQLVYSRTQRILEQNGMLELP, from the exons ATGGGCACAATGTGGCGGAGGGCGCTGCTTCGCTGCCTGCTGCTGTTGGCCCTCTTGGCATTGCTGGTGTTGGTCGCGTGGCTCC CTCAGGGTGACGTGGCAGACTGTGGCTCCACCTTCTTTCCGTGTGTGACGTCGTACTGGAAAAGG CCTCCAGTGGTGGCCAAGGAGGAGTTGGCCCCACCTCTCATCCACGAGTGCCCTGATCAATTGTTTCAGACATGGCGTCTGCTTCACTTTTTGACATTGAGTGTTAGCGTTGGCAACGACATCCTGCTGGAGCCGTACCTGCAGAGCTGGGATCAGTTAATCAT TTTCATGGAGTCCTTGGGACCAGTGGTTAACTTCTTCTCTCAGAAAGTCAGTGATAAGGTGGCGCTGATCCGGCAGCTTGCTCGCCAACACCAGGAGCGTGGACCGGAGAGCGGG GCGTACCGCTCGGTGCGCTCTATGGTGGAGACGGAGCTAAAGGAAGGGGTGGTTCACTTTTCGCGCCACACGGATTCGGGCTGCAGGACGCTGCTGCGTTTGCATAGGTCGTTGCTGTGGCTCACCATGACACTGGACGGACTGACGCACACGCCAGACGCCCTTGGGCGCCTCAAGACACCGGGCGAGCTCAGCAG GGAGGCCTACCAAGCAGCGCTGGCCCCCCATCACCCGTGGATGCTGCGACAGGCTGCCGAGTTTGTCTTCCTTGCCCTACCCGACAGGGAGCATTTCTTGCGGCTGGTGTGCGTGCAGAACCAGCAGGAGGCGGAGCCCGTCCTGCGCATCATCATCCGCGCTTTACAGCTGGTCTACAGCAGAACTCAGCGGATTCTAGAACAGAACGGAATGCTGGAGCTGCCATAA